The genomic segment CAGCAGGCCCCTACCGGAACGCAATAATGAGTTTCCTTGAAGATAACTATTTACCAGGATTACAAGAAAATCTTGTTGTCGAGCACACTATTGACCCTTTGCATTTTGAAGATACTCTTAACTCTTACCAAGGTTCAGCCTTTAGTATCGAACCAATTCTTACTCAGTCTGCCTGGTTCCGGCCTCACAATAGAAGCGAAGAACTCGATAACTTATACCTTGTTGGAGCCGGAACTCACCCAGGGGCTGGCCTACCAGGCGTGTTGTCGAGCGCCAAGATCGCTAGTGACCTAATAGGCCCTATGTCTTAACTTACTTAAGAACCTTACGACGTATCCCAGGGTGCCAGATATTCGTCGATAGGTGATCACCACCACTTATTTTTATCCCCCACCAAAAAGTGTTCCAGTATTAAGCTAAAGACTGACCTTAACTCTTAAGCTATTCCCTAGGCTGTCAACAAAATTCTTGTGCTATTTCTAGCAAGTTAACCGATGACTACATTACAACCCGTCATAAGGTTAATTAGATGTTAAACCTACCAAAGGACCTAACATAAGAAGTGTCAGCCTTCGTTACGAGAGTTAAAATTCCCCGTATATATTTCTTAATCTTTTCAAGGCAACATTGCCCCCCATATCTTCCCAACCCAGATATATACGTAGGCTAGAGGGGGATTGAGCGCAAGGCTTAGGTTACACAATTCCTTGCTCTAGTTAAGAAGCCTGGAAATGCGTTCTAATGCCTCAGTAACATTGTCGAGGCTGGTGGCGTAACTGAACCGAGCATGTCCTGGAGCTAGAAAGTCGGTACCTGGAACGACCCCAACGTGGGCGTCCTCTAAAAGCCTTAATGCAGCTTTGTTCTCGTTAGGATCAATAACCGTAAGGTCGCTCATCACATAAAATGCCCCACGGGGATTCGGTGTCTTTAAACCCATTCGGTTCAAACCAGAAACCAGTAAGTTCCTCCGTTCTCTGTAAGCTTCTAACGTCATGTCGATAAAAGCACGGGTCTTATCGAACTCGTTGAGGGCAACAGTCACGGCATATTGAGCAATAGAGTTAGCACCACTAGTTGATTGTCCCTGAAGGCGATTCATTGCCTTAATCAGATCTATTGGACCAGCTCCATACCCAATACGCCACCCGGTTAAAGCATAGGCCTTACTAGCTCCGTGAATAATTAATGTGCGTTCTCTCGCGTAACTGGCAGCGGCAGTGAATTTACCGTCGTAAATTAAGTGTTCATAGAGATCATCAGCGAAGAGCCAGAGATCGTGTTCATTTACTAATTCGGCAATAGATATCACTACTTCTGGTGGGTAAACAGCGCCAGTAGGGTTGGCAGGTGAGTTAAGAACTATGGCTCTTGTCCGTGCTGTGATGGCTGACCTTATGTCATCTATATCTGGGATAAACCCGGTCTCGGGAGGGGCGCTAACAGGTACAGGTACGCCACCTGCAAGCTCGATCTGGGCCGGATATGTAACCCAATACGGGGCAATAATAATTACCTCGTCACCAGGGTTTAAAACAGCCATGAACCCGTTATAGAGGATCTGTTTCCCCCCAGTACCTACAATAATTTGTTCTGGGGTGTACTCAAGATTATTCTCGCGAGCGAACTTCCCACATACAGCCTCCCGAAGCTCAAACGTGCCCTCAGCAGGCGTGTATTTAGTAAGCCCCTGATCAACGGCGTCCCTTGCAGCCTCAAGAACGTGATCAGGAGGTTGGAAATCAGGCTCTCCAGCCGTCATAGCAACAACATCTATACCCTGACGTTTCATTTCCTGAGCCCGAGTGTTAAAAACCACAGTGGACGAAGCTTTCAATTTAGAAATAGCCTGAGAGAACTGGGGCATGGTACCTCTTTCTTCTAACGCCGATTAGACGCCTCAATATCGTACTTGTTTAGGGCCTACAGTGATACCCCCTTAAGAACGATTACAAAATAGATTGCGTTCTTAAAACCACCTCAAAGGTAATGTCTTCTAATGAAGGGAGGTTACATGCCTTAGAAAAAGAAACTAGCTTACAACATAAAATGTCAGCTTCAGGAAATCCTATTGAGGTGCACTATCTATCGACACATTAGCTACCGTCTCCACCGCGTATTCCGAATCTTTGAGGAATATTTTTGGTATTAGAGGTCGAAGAAAATGCTAATCTCGCGTTCAGCTGTCTTGGGAGAATCTGATCCATGCACGATGTTTTCGTCGATAGTTGTAGCGTAATCGCCACGAATCGTACCCAGAGCCGCCTCAGAGGGGTTTGTCACGCCCATCATCGTGCGCCATCCATTTATCACATCGTCACCCTCGAGCACCATCGCGATGACGGGTCCACTTGTAATGAAATTGACCAAGTTTCCATAGAATGGTTTTCCGGCATGCTCACCATAATGCTTTTCGGCCAGCTCGTGAGAGATAGTAATTAGTTCCATTGCGGCAAGTCTATAACCTTTCCGCTCTATCCTCTCTACTATCTTGCCTACTAGACCCCTCTTAACACCGTCAGGTTTCACCATTGCAAATGTCTGTTCAGTAGCCATAACTGACGTGAAGAATAACACGAGTTTCGTTATACTCGTGAACTTCATTAACAAATGATTATAAGAAAAGCAGTCTCCGCCTATTACGCAAAACCCTTAATCTTCATCTCGAGCTCATATGCAGACCCCAATGCGAAAAAAAGTCGAATTTACCGTCATAAAATAATTTGAGTCGAACGTAAGTCAAATTGTTTTTTGATTTCTAGTAGAATTTGCAACACGTCTGGAAATTTGAACTAACATTTCAAATTACTCTCTGCATTATTATGGTGGCATGGATGATTCTCTGGAGATCCCCGCAATAGACGTAAATGAGGCTAAAAGGCGAGCTGCTCAGGGAACTATGTTTCTTGATGTACGTGAAGACCATGAATTTGCTCAGGCTAGAATCCCTGGCACCGTATTGATCCCCTTATCAGAGTTTATGGAAAGATACGAAGAATTACCAAAGGACCAGCAGATTCTAATCCATTGCCGTAGCGGCCAAAGAAGCAGCGATGCCACGATTTTCCTGAACCAGCGCGGTTACGATGCAATCAACGTAACAGGGGGAATGCTTTCTTGGAACGAGGCGGGATTACCTATAGAGCCCGGTGACGATCAGTAAACCTTGCCCTTACCGTACCTAATGCGTAACTATGGCATTGAAAATAATCAAAGGCTAGTAACGATCTGGCGTCCAGCGCTTACCAACTGAAGCCACCAATCAGGAAAAATCCCAAGCAAAATCGTACCTAGAGCAGCAATGCCGATGGCAATATTTGTGGCACGGCTATGGAATTCAGGAACATCTACCTCGGGAGCCCGGAAGTACATGGTGCTAATAACACGGAAGTAATAGACGACCGCTACGATGCTGGTAATAACCCCAAGGATAGCAAGCCATAAGTAGCCAGTCTCAATAGCAGCTTGCAGTACTAGAAGCTTGGCCGTAAACCCGGCAAGCGGTGGAATGCCAGCGAGCGAAAGCAGAAACAGTGTCAGGGCTAGGGCCATTGTAGGGCGTCGATTACCAAGACCTGCAAGATTCTTAAGGTTGTCGCCTCGATCGTTTTTATCGGTGATCAAAGTCAATACTGAAAAGGCCCCAATATTCATCAAGGCGTAAGCAGTCAGGTACCAAATCACTGCCCTAATTCCTAGTTCACCCGAAGCCAACACGGCTAACCCAAGGTAACCCGCATGCGCAACTGCCGAATATGCAAGCATACGTTTAACACCAAGTTGCCCAAGTGCAGCCAAATTTCCGACCACTAATGTGAGCGCTACAAGAACAGTAAGCGCAATGGTGATGACTGCCGCAAAATCTGGAAAGAACAAGGTAGTGATCCTTATTAGACTTGCAAATGCTGCAGCTTTAACAACCACACTCATAAATGCGGTAATCGGGGTTGGTGCGCCAGTATATACGTCTGGCGCCCACTGGTGAAAAGGAACCAATGCAACTTTAAACGCAAGGCCCCCTAGAATTAAAATACCGCCAATCACAGCTAGGGCTTGGGACCATGCCTCACCACCCATGTTGGAAATAATTCCAGTGTAGTGGAAGGCACCAGTAGCGCCATAAAGTAACGCAATCCCATAGATAAAGAATGCCGAAGCAAAGGCGCCGAGTAGAAAGTATTTCATACCTGCCTCTTGGGACTCTCTTGAACCCTGACGCCACGCCGAAAGAACA from the Trueperaceae bacterium genome contains:
- a CDS encoding sulfurtransferase, encoding MDDSLEIPAIDVNEAKRRAAQGTMFLDVREDHEFAQARIPGTVLIPLSEFMERYEELPKDQQILIHCRSGQRSSDATIFLNQRGYDAINVTGGMLSWNEAGLPIEPGDDQ
- a CDS encoding aspartate aminotransferase; this encodes MPQFSQAISKLKASSTVVFNTRAQEMKRQGIDVVAMTAGEPDFQPPDHVLEAARDAVDQGLTKYTPAEGTFELREAVCGKFARENNLEYTPEQIIVGTGGKQILYNGFMAVLNPGDEVIIIAPYWVTYPAQIELAGGVPVPVSAPPETGFIPDIDDIRSAITARTRAIVLNSPANPTGAVYPPEVVISIAELVNEHDLWLFADDLYEHLIYDGKFTAAASYARERTLIIHGASKAYALTGWRIGYGAGPIDLIKAMNRLQGQSTSGANSIAQYAVTVALNEFDKTRAFIDMTLEAYRERRNLLVSGLNRMGLKTPNPRGAFYVMSDLTVIDPNENKAALRLLEDAHVGVVPGTDFLAPGHARFSYATSLDNVTEALERISRLLN
- a CDS encoding NADH-quinone oxidoreductase subunit N, whose amino-acid sequence is MQFPIPDIGWAPLLPPLILLVTAALCLFFALFLEGGRTSALLALVGLGTAAVINLFLFQEARFGDPTAGFWYRYLADLPAAGFNFVILIGTALAILISYDYLERAELDHPEYYPLILLASVGAMVMAAAADLIVLLVGLEIMSLAVYVLSAWRQGSRESQEAGMKYFLLGAFASAFFIYGIALLYGATGAFHYTGIISNMGGEAWSQALAVIGGILILGGLAFKVALVPFHQWAPDVYTGAPTPITAFMSVVVKAAAFASLIRITTLFFPDFAAVITIALTVLVALTLVVGNLAALGQLGVKRMLAYSAVAHAGYLGLAVLASGELGIRAVIWYLTAYALMNIGAFSVLTLITDKNDRGDNLKNLAGLGNRRPTMALALTLFLLSLAGIPPLAGFTAKLLVLQAAIETGYLWLAILGVITSIVAVVYYFRVISTMYFRAPEVDVPEFHSRATNIAIGIAALGTILLGIFPDWWLQLVSAGRQIVTSL
- a CDS encoding nucleoside-diphosphate kinase, giving the protein MATEQTFAMVKPDGVKRGLVGKIVERIERKGYRLAAMELITISHELAEKHYGEHAGKPFYGNLVNFITSGPVIAMVLEGDDVINGWRTMMGVTNPSEAALGTIRGDYATTIDENIVHGSDSPKTAEREISIFFDL